Genomic window (Methylocystis echinoides):
CTGTGCCTCCGGTGTCTGGGGAAGCTTGATGGTCAGCACGCCGTTCTTGAAGGATGCCTGCGCCTTTTCGCCATCCACACCTGGGGGCAGCGGAATGGTCCGGTAAATCGCGCCGTAGCTGCGCTCGGAGAGATAGTATCCCTTTTTCTCCTCCTGGCGCTCGATCCTCTTTTCGCCTTTCACGGTCAGCATGTCGTCGTTG
Coding sequences:
- a CDS encoding Hsp20/alpha crystallin family protein, which codes for GNFDWPWGSGEARSDMVETDNAIEVSIELPGMEMKDIEVTVNDDMLTVKGEKRIERQEEKKGYYLSERSYGAIYRTIPLPPGVDGEKAQASFKNGVLTIKLPQTPEAQAKVKRIEVKNG